A segment of the Agrobacterium tumefaciens genome:
CGGTCATAACCGGGGCGGATGAAGCCGTTCACGGCCTTTTCAAGCACGCCTCGAACCTGGGCGGGGTTGAGCGGCGGCGGTGGCATCAATTCCACGTCCTGCGCCTTGGCGGGCAGGGCGATCAGCACCATCAACAGGGAAAGAAGGCCGGGCAGTTTTCGCATTTTGGTGTTCATCAAAGGGACTCCAGAAAGGCCAGCAAAGCCTGCCGGTCGGATTTTGGCAAGGTGGCAAAGGCATTGCGGGCTTTTTCGGCCTCGCCGCCATGCCATAAGATCGCTTCCATCAGGCTGCGCGCGCGCCCGTCGTGGAGGTAAAAGCCGTTTCCGTTGACAACCTGCGTCAGGCCGATACCCCAAAGCGGCTGGGTTCGCCACTCCCTGCCGTTTGCGTCGCCGACCTGCTGACCATCGGCGAGACCCTCGCCCATGTCGTGCAACAGAAAGTCGGAGTAGGGCCAGATGAGCTGGAAGGAATGAAGATCATTCCTGGCATCCCGCCGGGTGACGAATTTCGGCGTGTGACAGGCAGTGCAGCCGGCTGCGTAAAACATTTCCTTTCCACGCAATACGCTCGGTTCGCCAACATTGCGGCGCTGCGGCACGGCAAGATTTTCGGTATAAAAAGTCACAAGATCAAGCACCGGATCGGGCGCTTCTGAAGAGCCGAGCCGTGGCTGCACGCCGGTCGGCGTGGCGAGACAGTCTGTCTGTGCCTCGGTGCAATCGCCATAGGCGTTCTCGGCATCCGGCGTGGAGATGCCGATGTCGTGTGAAAAAGCACTCGAACTCTGGTCGCGGACACTGGCATTTTGCGCCTTCCAGCCGAAACGACCAAGTTTGACTTCGCCGCTTCGGTGATCCCGTACCCACGCTGCCTTGCCAGAAATGCCGTCGCCGTTGGCGTCGTTCGGATCGGCAAGGGCGATGATATCCGCCTCAGAAATTGCTTCGATCAGTCCGAGACCAAGCGTCGGCATGGCAATGCGCGCCGACAGTGTCGTGTCCTCTCCGAGAGGACCATATTGTGGCTCTGCTATGCTATAGAGAGGCTTGCGCAGCGTAACGGTCTCGCCGTCGCCGAGAAGGACGGGCTGCTCCGTATAGCTGACTGCCAGCTTGCCTTCGGCTTTCAGACCTGGAATGGCAAGGTTTTGTAGCTGTGCGCCATAGGTCGCATCGGGAAAATTCAGGATCTCGTGGCTGGCGATGGCCTGTCGTTCTGCCTCGTTGCGGGCCGGACGTGCCAGCCGCAGGAACATCGATACGGCATCCTCACCAGCAAGTGGGGGGCGACCTCTGCCGTCCTTGACGTGACACGTCTGGCAGGAGCGTGCATTGAAAAGCGGTCCCAGCCCATCAGACGCTTGTGTCGACGAGGGGGAGGAGACCCAGAGCTTCTGGAAGAGCGCGTTCCCGAGCCTGAAATCCTGTACCCTCTCGGAGGACATGTTGGCGGAAGGGTGAGAAAAGGCACCGGTTCCGGGTTTGGACTTACTCGTCGCAGCCCCGGCTGACATGGCTTCGAAGGCTTCGGGTTTTGAAAAATCTGCGGCTGGCTCTGTGACAGCCAGAACGCGCTGCCGATCTTTTTCCGTTAGATCGTCGCGCAGAGGCGAGGCAAGCGTCACCGATGCCGCAAGGCATGCGACCCCGGCAAAAATAAGTGGCTTGCGGATCGGCGGCAGCACAAAAAACATGAGAAGGCAAAAAGGGGCCGTGGAAGACCACGACCCCTCATATCTTACTTGAAGACGGTATTCGGATTGTCGAGGCTGTCGGAGCCTTCGAGTTCGATCTTGCCGAGATCAAGTGCGGCGATCACCCGCTCGATGGTTTTCGTCTGGTCGAGAAGGCCGTCAATGGCGGCCTGGACAGCAGCGTTGCCCTCCTTGTTGCCTTCGCCGATCATCTGATCGTAGGCTTCAACGGTCTGGGCGCGCTTTTCCATGGCATGCATGGCGTCGAGTGTCTTGTTGAGCTTCGACGTCATTTCGTCGTTCAGCGCCTTGTCCTTCGCGCCAACCAGTTCGGAAAGGGAGGCGCCGGTCATCTTGGTACCATCAGCGCGGGTGTATTCGCCCGTATAGGCCGACGCGATCCCGACAGCATCGTAAAGATGCGAGTTGTATGTGTTGTCGGAGAAGCAATCGTGCTCTTCTTCCGGATCGTGCAGCAGAAGGCCGAGTTTCATGCGCTCGCCCGCGAGTTCACCGTAGGACAGCGAACCCATACCCGTCAGAATGGCAGTCAGGCCAGCCTTGGGATCAGCTTCGATCGTCTTGGTGGCCTCACCCTCAGGCGCCCACGCGTCCACCATGTCCTGCAGATCCTTGACCAGCAGCGTAGAGGCGGATTTCAGGTATTCGGCACGGCGATCGCAATTGCCATTGGTGCATTTGGCCTTGTCGTAATCGGTATAGGGACGGTTGCCCGCACCCGGTCCGGTGCCATTCAGATCCTGGCCCCACAGCAGGAATTCGATGGCGTGGTAACCGGTCGTTACATTGGCTTCCACATCGCCCGCTTCGCTCAGGCTTTCAATCAGTTCCGGCGTGATCTTGGTCGCGTCAACCTCTTCGCCGCCGATCTTGATCGTCTTGTTGGCGATGATGTTTGCGACGTAAAGTTCGTTTTCATCGCTTTCGGTGCCGTAAGAGCCGTCGACGTAGTCGATGAGACCTTCATCCAGCGGCCAAGCGTTGACCTTGCCTTCCCATTCGTCAACGATCGGGTTGCCGAAGCGATAAACCTCGGATTGCTGGTAAGGCACGCGTGCCTTGATCCATGCCGTACGTGCCGCCTTCAGAGTTTCATCGCTCGGGCTGGCGATCAGGGCATCGATTGCCTTGTCCAGTGCCTTGGCCGTGATGAGTGAATCTTCGTATTTCGCGTGCGCGACATCGGCGTAATGTTTCACGACGGCGGCGGCATCGGTTGCCGCTCGTGCTGGAAGCGCGGTGAACGCTGCGGATGCTGCCAAAAGCGCAGCGGATGCGCCAAATATGGTTTTGCGGATCATGATCCCTCTCCTTCAGCAGACGTGACATTGCATCACGCTACGGGAAGCGAGTTCTGAACCAATCACAAACTTGTGTCAAACATTCTAGTTTAGAACCTTTGGAAACAAGCTTCTGCAAATTTTGCCCAGTAAAATCTGTGCGTGCAAAGACCGTTTTATTGTTTGCGTTTCATCACGCTAAAGAAAAACCCGTCAGTATCTGTGGTTGCAGGCGTCAACGTAACGGTCTCGTTGTCGGCGGAATGTGGCTTTCTCGCCTGAGCACCGAAAACACTGGTCCAGCGCGCAACAGCAGAGCCCATGGAAAATTCCGGGTTCTCATCGCAGAAGCGGCGGACCTGCCGCTCGTTTTCTTCTGGCAGGACCGAACAGGTAACATAAAGCAACTCGCCACCGGGCCGTACGAACACCTTTGCCTGATCCAAAGCTTCCGCCTGCTGGCCGACACGTTCTTCAAGATTGCGCTGCGTCAACCGCCATTTCGTGTCGGGCCGTCTGCGCCAGGTTCCGGTGCCGGTGCAGGGCGCATCGACCAGAACACGATCGAACTTTTCAGTGAACGGAGCGAGGCCGGACGCGCGGTCATGCACCTGCACATTGCGTGTGCCGGCGCGCTTCAGACGTTCGATGATCGGTGCCAGACGTTTGCGGTCGGCATCGAAGGCATGCACCTGTCCCTTGTTGTTCATGCTGGCGGCCATGGCCAGTGTCTTGCCGCCACCGCCTGCACAATAATCAAGAACCTGCTCGCCTTCTTGAGCGCCAGCCAGATCGGCCACGATCTGGGAGCCTTCGTCCTGAACCTCGAACCAGCCTTTTTGAAAGGAAAGTTCCGCAGTGACATTTGGCAGTCGGGAAGGGCCCTCGCCTGCAGCGATGCGTACACCCTGGCGGGCGATCCGTGTCGCTTCGGCGCCGCTTTCCTCCAGCGCCTTCAAAACCTTCTCGCGTGTTGCCTTCAAGGTGTTGGCGCGCAGGTCGAGCGTCGGGCGTTCGTTGAGCGCCTTTGCTTCCTCCAGCCATCTTTCCCCGAAAGCGACCTCGAAAGAGGCCTGCACCCATTCAGGTATGTCACCCTGAATGTGCAATGGGGCGTCGGTAAGCGCGCGCGTGGTGAAAGCCTTGACGGCGTCGTCGGACAGGGCGGCGGGTGCGAACTTGTCGCCATCGAATTCCGCTGCAAGCTGTTCGAGTGATTTGCCCCATTGTCGCAGCATGACCGCATAACCGAGCGCATTGGCGCTGTCGTCTTCCATCAGCCATGCGTGGGAGAGTTTCATGCGCAGGGCATCGTAGACGATGTTGCCAATGGCGGCCCTGTCACCTGACCCGGCAAAACGATGCGCGAGGCCCCAATCCTTCAGGGCATCGGCCACGGGGCGTCTACGTCCCTCGATATCCGCCAATACCTCGATGGCTCCGGCCAAACGTCCGCCTAAACGCATTGTCTACCTCTTTTTGCTGGTTGCCCGGTTGGTAGACGCGAATGGCGGCGAGGGCAAGGCTCATTTGGCGGAAACGATCTCGTAGCAAACCTTGGCCGTACCGGAACTGATCATGCCGATATGATTGGCGGCTGCCTTGGACAGGTCGAGAACACGACCCTTGATGAACGGTCCGCGATCATTGATGCGGACGACAACGGCTTTGCCGTTACGGGCATTGGTGACCTTGACCTTGGTGCCGAACCGCAGCGAACGATGTGCCGCGGTAAGATGAGCAGCGTTCATACGCTCGCCCGAAGCAGTCTTGGAGCTCAACGCATACCACGATGCGCCCCCGCAACCGTTTGCCGCAGACGCCTGAAGAGGCGCGATGATGGAACAGACGGCAATAGTTGCAGCGGTGAAAGTTATACGGCGGATGTTCAACAAACTGTGCTTCCCTGATACTCGGCCCCGCGCCGATTGAATTTGCCCTTGCTTGAAAGCCATTGAGCGGCTTGAACGCGTTTGAATGCGTGATTGTAGGGCGAGGGAAAAATGGCGAAAAAAAGCTGAATTCCAATCACGAACTGTTACAGCTTGTAACATTCGTGATCGCGTTTGGAGAACCCATGCGGATGAAGTTTTGCGCAAAACTGGAAAAAGTAACGCGGAATCAACGCCAAAGCGGAATAGCGTTGCTACTCTCGAATTTGTGAATCGAGTTCACGAAATGTGAGTGAAATATTTTTCTAATAGCTACGATTTTAGCGAATCGCGCCTAGTTAATAAAATCATAATAGGCAGAAATGCGACGAAATCTATCCCGAAAAATGGCTTTGGAAGGATTTTTCATCGCTTTCAAGGTCGCGATTTCAGCCCCGCCAAACGCCGTCTTGCCAGAGTTGCTCGAGCGACATTCGGTAGTTGGGAAACTCGAAATCGAAGCCAAGCGCACTAAGTTTTCCATTCGAAACGCGCTTGTTCTCACCATAGAAGGAACGCGCCATCGGCGTCAGTTCAGCGGTCTCGAAGGCTTGTTCGGGCGGTGGCTCTTTCCCCATCAGGGACGCGGCATAGGTCACCACATCCTGCGGCGGCGCCGGCTCGTCATCGGTGATATTGAAGATGCCATCCTCGTTGCGTCGTAACAAAAAAGCACCGGCAGATCCGATATCCTCGACACGGATACGGTTGAAAACCTGGCCGGTTTTTACCAGCCGCCGGGCAATACCCTTTTCGAAATTGACGAAAGCGTTGCGGCTCGGCCCATAGATGCCGGACAATCGCAGCACGGCAAGAGGTAGGTTGGCTTTGAGAGCTGCGGTCGACCAGGCATTTTCTGCGGCCAGTCTCTCCACCGACCGGCTTGAAACGGGTCGGCATGGGCTGTCCTCATCGACCCAGGCGCCGTCGTGGTCGCCGTAGACGCCGACAGTTGAAAGATACGCAACCCATCTCAGTTCCGGGAAAAACCGCCTTAGATCCCCTTCGGTCAGCCGCAACAACGGGTCGTCGTCGTTCTTTGGCGCGATTGACTGAAAAAGATGAGTGGTCGTGCGCATCGCCTTCAGCAGTTCATCACCGAGCGTTTCACCGTCGAAGAGATGTGGCCACATTCCAGCCGTCGAAAGGCTCGCGAATTTCTCGGGACTGCGCGTTGTCCCGTAGATGCGTTCGGAGTCAGGCTCCAGAGAGGCTGCAATCGCTTTGCCTGAATATCCTGCACCGAAAATCATGACTTGCATGGTTCACGCCTCTGCCTGCTGCCATTCATTCATCACGTCCGGATCTGTCTCCGAGGCGCGTGTTGCAGCGTAAGCATGGAATTCGGCCCTGTCCATAAGCTGCGACAGTGCCCAGATTGCCATGCCGCGAACGTCCGGTGACGGGTCTTCCGCAAGCTGTCTGCATTGAGGCATAAATCGCCTGTCGCCGGAATTGCCTGCAGCAATCAGGACATTGCGCACGAAGCGGTTCCGCCCGATACGTTTGACAGGCGATCCGCTGAAAAAGCTTCGGAAGGTCGGATCGTCCAGCGTCAGGAGAAACGCGATGGAGGGTTCTTTCAGGTCGTCGCGCGCCTGAAGTTTCATTTCCGAGGCGCTGGCTGCGAACTTGTTCCAGGGACAGGCCGCAAGACAGTCGTCGCACCCGTAGATGCGGTTGCCGATCATCGGACGGAATTCGTGCGGGATCGGACCTTTGTGTTCGATCGTGAGGTAGGAGATGCACCGCCGCGCGTCGAGTTGATAGGGGGCGGGAAACGCGTTGGTCGGGCAGGCGTCCAGACAGGCCCGGCATGAACCGCAATGGTCCTTCTCCGGTTCATCCGGACAGAGTTCTGCGGTGGTGAACATGCTACCCAGAAAGAGCCAGGAGCCATGTGTACGGCTGACGAGGTTGGTATGCTTTCCTTGCCAGCCGAGACCGGCTGCCGCCGCCAACGGTTTTTCCATCACGGGCGCTGTGTCCACGAAGACTTTGACGTCTTCACCGGCGCGCGCGGCAAAGCGGGTGGCAATTTCCTTTAGCCGCCCCTTGATCACATCGTGGTAATCGCGGTTGCGGGCATAAACCGAAATGGCGGCTTTATCGGGTTTTTGCAAAATGGGGCGTGGATCTTCATCGGGTCCGTAGTTCAGTCCGAACATCACGATGGAGCGAACATCGCCCCACAACGTCTTCGGTGTCGCGCGACGTGCCTCTGTTTCCTCCATCCACGCCATGGTGCCGTGGTAGCCGCTTTCGAGAAATGCGCGCAGCCGGTCTGGCGCAAGCGGTATGCTGTCCGGGGTGGTTATGCGGCACAAATCGAAGCCAAGCGAAAGCGCTTCCTGACGGACGAAGTCCGTCAGCTTGCGTGCGCGTAACCGCTGCTTCTCGCTCGCAACGTCGATGATCGTGCCTCCCGCTGGCCGTAGTGCCCTGATTATAGATAGTGGCTAACCGGCAGCAATCGAGCCTGAAAAGGATTGTCTCTCAGAAATCCAGGTCGGCGTAGTGAGAGGACGGAGCAAGCCGGGGAATGCGTTCGCTCAGGAATTGACGGAAAGAAGGACGGGATTTTACCCGCTGATACCATTCTTTCGCGATCGGTGCTTCGAGCCAGTTGATCTCACCCAGATAGTCGAGAACCGACACTGCCGATGCCGCTGCAAGATCCGCGTAGCTCAGCCGATCACCGGCAAGCCAGGTCCGGGAGCCGGCCAGCCATTCCAGATACTTGATGTGCTGGCGGATATTGTTGCGGGCGGTGCGCAGCAGTTTGGAATCCGGAGGACCACCGCCTTGAGCGGCCGTCATCTGCAGCTTGTAGACGCGCTCGCGCACCAATGGTCTGGTTACGTCGTTTTCCATCTTCTGCAAAAACCACTCTGTCAGGCGGCGGATTTCGGCGCGCTGGAATGGGTCTTCCGCCAGAAGGCGCCTGTCACGCTTCAACACGCCATGCGTTTCGTCAAGAAACTCGGCCAGCACATAGGGGCCGCTGAGCGAACGCATGTTGTCGTCAACATAGACGGGCAGGGTGCCGGCAGGATTGAGCGCCAGGAACTCCCGACGTCTCTCCCATGGTTGCTCCTCCACGAGATCGGTCTGGAAACCGTATTCCGCAAGGATCAGCCGAACAAACCGGGATGCGGTCGACATCGGAGAATGATAGAGAGTTGGCATTGGTACTCGAATTTGTGATTGGGGTTCATGTCCGGCGTCCGCCGAAGACATTTTCAGTTTCGCTTCATCAAGACGCTATAAAAGCGCGGGCACTTTAAAACAAGTTTAACGCAATTTCTTTCAATCCTCATCTCTT
Coding sequences within it:
- a CDS encoding SDR family oxidoreductase; protein product: MQVMIFGAGYSGKAIAASLEPDSERIYGTTRSPEKFASLSTAGMWPHLFDGETLGDELLKAMRTTTHLFQSIAPKNDDDPLLRLTEGDLRRFFPELRWVAYLSTVGVYGDHDGAWVDEDSPCRPVSSRSVERLAAENAWSTAALKANLPLAVLRLSGIYGPSRNAFVNFEKGIARRLVKTGQVFNRIRVEDIGSAGAFLLRRNEDGIFNITDDEPAPPQDVVTYAASLMGKEPPPEQAFETAELTPMARSFYGENKRVSNGKLSALGFDFEFPNYRMSLEQLWQDGVWRG
- a CDS encoding peptidase produces the protein MIRKTIFGASAALLAASAAFTALPARAATDAAAVVKHYADVAHAKYEDSLITAKALDKAIDALIASPSDETLKAARTAWIKARVPYQQSEVYRFGNPIVDEWEGKVNAWPLDEGLIDYVDGSYGTESDENELYVANIIANKTIKIGGEEVDATKITPELIESLSEAGDVEANVTTGYHAIEFLLWGQDLNGTGPGAGNRPYTDYDKAKCTNGNCDRRAEYLKSASTLLVKDLQDMVDAWAPEGEATKTIEADPKAGLTAILTGMGSLSYGELAGERMKLGLLLHDPEEEHDCFSDNTYNSHLYDAVGIASAYTGEYTRADGTKMTGASLSELVGAKDKALNDEMTSKLNKTLDAMHAMEKRAQTVEAYDQMIGEGNKEGNAAVQAAIDGLLDQTKTIERVIAALDLGKIELEGSDSLDNPNTVFK
- the queG gene encoding tRNA epoxyqueuosine(34) reductase QueG, which gives rise to MDVASEKQRLRARKLTDFVRQEALSLGFDLCRITTPDSIPLAPDRLRAFLESGYHGTMAWMEETEARRATPKTLWGDVRSIVMFGLNYGPDEDPRPILQKPDKAAISVYARNRDYHDVIKGRLKEIATRFAARAGEDVKVFVDTAPVMEKPLAAAAGLGWQGKHTNLVSRTHGSWLFLGSMFTTAELCPDEPEKDHCGSCRACLDACPTNAFPAPYQLDARRCISYLTIEHKGPIPHEFRPMIGNRIYGCDDCLAACPWNKFAASASEMKLQARDDLKEPSIAFLLTLDDPTFRSFFSGSPVKRIGRNRFVRNVLIAAGNSGDRRFMPQCRQLAEDPSPDVRGMAIWALSQLMDRAEFHAYAATRASETDPDVMNEWQQAEA
- a CDS encoding glutathione S-transferase family protein — its product is MPTLYHSPMSTASRFVRLILAEYGFQTDLVEEQPWERRREFLALNPAGTLPVYVDDNMRSLSGPYVLAEFLDETHGVLKRDRRLLAEDPFQRAEIRRLTEWFLQKMENDVTRPLVRERVYKLQMTAAQGGGPPDSKLLRTARNNIRQHIKYLEWLAGSRTWLAGDRLSYADLAAASAVSVLDYLGEINWLEAPIAKEWYQRVKSRPSFRQFLSERIPRLAPSSHYADLDF
- a CDS encoding c-type cytochrome; protein product: MFFVLPPIRKPLIFAGVACLAASVTLASPLRDDLTEKDRQRVLAVTEPAADFSKPEAFEAMSAGAATSKSKPGTGAFSHPSANMSSERVQDFRLGNALFQKLWVSSPSSTQASDGLGPLFNARSCQTCHVKDGRGRPPLAGEDAVSMFLRLARPARNEAERQAIASHEILNFPDATYGAQLQNLAIPGLKAEGKLAVSYTEQPVLLGDGETVTLRKPLYSIAEPQYGPLGEDTTLSARIAMPTLGLGLIEAISEADIIALADPNDANGDGISGKAAWVRDHRSGEVKLGRFGWKAQNASVRDQSSSAFSHDIGISTPDAENAYGDCTEAQTDCLATPTGVQPRLGSSEAPDPVLDLVTFYTENLAVPQRRNVGEPSVLRGKEMFYAAGCTACHTPKFVTRRDARNDLHSFQLIWPYSDFLLHDMGEGLADGQQVGDANGREWRTQPLWGIGLTQVVNGNGFYLHDGRARSLMEAILWHGGEAEKARNAFATLPKSDRQALLAFLESL
- a CDS encoding RsmB/NOP family class I SAM-dependent RNA methyltransferase yields the protein MRLGGRLAGAIEVLADIEGRRRPVADALKDWGLAHRFAGSGDRAAIGNIVYDALRMKLSHAWLMEDDSANALGYAVMLRQWGKSLEQLAAEFDGDKFAPAALSDDAVKAFTTRALTDAPLHIQGDIPEWVQASFEVAFGERWLEEAKALNERPTLDLRANTLKATREKVLKALEESGAEATRIARQGVRIAAGEGPSRLPNVTAELSFQKGWFEVQDEGSQIVADLAGAQEGEQVLDYCAGGGGKTLAMAASMNNKGQVHAFDADRKRLAPIIERLKRAGTRNVQVHDRASGLAPFTEKFDRVLVDAPCTGTGTWRRRPDTKWRLTQRNLEERVGQQAEALDQAKVFVRPGGELLYVTCSVLPEENERQVRRFCDENPEFSMGSAVARWTSVFGAQARKPHSADNETVTLTPATTDTDGFFFSVMKRKQ
- a CDS encoding septal ring lytic transglycosylase RlpA family protein; protein product: MLNIRRITFTAATIAVCSIIAPLQASAANGCGGASWYALSSKTASGERMNAAHLTAAHRSLRFGTKVKVTNARNGKAVVVRINDRGPFIKGRVLDLSKAAANHIGMISSGTAKVCYEIVSAK